DNA sequence from the Bombus pyrosoma isolate SC7728 linkage group LG12, ASM1482585v1, whole genome shotgun sequence genome:
CTCATATCTGTCTGTTTCTGTAACCAGCTCGATATGACGATGCGAGACGTGTTTTCGGTAACGACGTTTTCGCTAGAAAAATTTcctactaaaaaaaaaactctcccgctgaaagaaaaagttacaaaaaagCTGCTTCCGTTACAAGAATTTCCGGTTCTATCGAAAGCTGTACTTTCGTTGAAAACGACGCTCTTTTGCTAAAATAACCgcttttttaaagtaaaacgGTAAAAAAAAGTTcccatttaattaaaaatatatttctttttcgctaAACGATCCTCCTCCCTGCCGACGAATTATTTCGAGGATTTTCAAAAGGTTGCCACGTGCCAAACGACTCGgaaacgtaaataaaaatgctGCGTTCGAATAAACGCGATGCGAGAACAGATAATTTAACCTTCGAAAGAGCGTGTTCTGCGAGTATCATTAACCGGTTAGCTGTTGCAACCTCTTTGAAAAGCGTGTACCTAAAACGTGTCGCGAAATGTAAAgaacgacgagtatactcgtcaaacgcGGAGTGCGCGTTACCATACAGAATTAGCTCGCAACGAaatgactgttttatttttttaattttatcgccGACGGGGCTCGTCGTAGCGCAACATATTACCACTTCTTCGTGACGACTATACTCGTGAaaaacagctaactggttgATTCGCCGGTAACTACTCGTTTTACTTTCgccttcgtttttcttcttcgttcctaAACGAGGATCGGAACTTTGGCCCGATTTACTCTTGGCGGTGTCGCCCTAAGCCTGGTCTGTCGAAGTTATACATAGAAAAAATACCATGGGACAGTAAAAACAGCAGGGGCTGAAAACGATAGCACGCTAGGGTGGCGGGAACCGAGCTCGTCCGgggacaaatatttttcgaaactttccCTTCCAGCTACGTCCAACCAAGTTACGTATGAatcaaattataaagaataaatataccTCGTAAAAAGCGACGAGGAACATATCTGACTGTAAACGTTTTTTTaccattcttctttttcttctttttttctttctttctttttttttttctgtcttCTGTCGCATCCGATGTATCGTTTCACACGCGAGTGAAACGTGTCTCGAATATCCTTCGCTATGGCAAAAATCTGAACAACAATCAATCTGAGAACATTTAAACGGATAGTTAGAATTAGGATTTCGACAATGGTCGTGGTGTGAAAGGACGTTACAATTATTCCGGATCGTCGAGTGAAACGAGCGAAGCGAGATAATACGTGAAAGAACCGAGGAAGAAACGATCGGAataacaaagaagaaataatctGAGCAATGACCTGGTCCAATCCAAATACATCCAATCCACTTTCTAACTTTCTAACGAACAAGGAAAGACACTTGCGCTAGAAATATTCTCAACGTTGCTTACGCAGCCGCGTTATTTTCACAGCGAATAGTCGTTCTTCCAGCATTTTCCGCGCTTCCATCTGCCGTTGCACGTCGTTCAATGATCGACGACGACTGCAACAATGATGTTTATCGAAATAACGTGACAacgatgataaattattattttccgcGATCGGATAAAACGCGCGAGTAGAACGGATCGCgtaaatttttcgaaacaatACCGTCACGGGATCGTTTCATCCCATTCGCGGTCTTAACGAATCGTTAATCCGAGCTTGCAGAGCTGTACGAATTTCAGCTACGCgactttttatctttaattaaactaCGGGACAGAGGGAGATGAATTCGAGATTTTGGAACGCGAGCAACGGCGAGATTATCGCGGAACAGTCGTAAGTGGAAACTATAAATTTCGACTCGCTGATGGCTACGGATAATCCCGAAGCCGCCAGGCTCATATATCTTAACTTATATTTGGTTATTAAAGCGAATCATAGCAATTCAAATCATTTACAACTTCCGTGTAAAGCCGCTCGAATTTATTGCgaattttctacgtttattaaacgaaaattatttcttcatttacgAAGATGGGAGCATCCCGTTTCCATGTTGTCAGACTTTCGTTCCGAGATTATTTCCaaactttcctttttctctttttcttttttttcatccgATTCGTCGTTTCACACGCGAGTAAAACGTGTCTCGAATATCCTTCGCTATGCCAAAAATCTGGAAACCGCGTCGCTCGTGCGGCTGAAACAGAGAGAACAGAACTCCAATTATCCCGATCGTCGAAGAATCTTTGCTTCAAAGGAACTTGCTTTTCTCGCACGATGGCGTGCTCTTCGAAAAGGAATCGAGGAAGAAACAAAACTGAAGATTATCTCTTTCTTCGCGCCGAATACTCTTGTTGCAAGcgattacttttatttattggtAGAACCGATCGCCAATTATCTGTCGATCTGGCACGGAAACGTGAGAAGCAGAAAAGTCGAGGTTCCAGCGAAGAATTTGAAtagaattttacgattttgcAAAATTCCATTTGCCGCGGGGTAGCGCGATAGAAACGATCCGCAGTTCGTGATAATTGGCGGTTGAAGCAACGAGATACTATTTTCCAGTTTCGTAACGTCGCTTCTCACTGTTCCTTCGATAGCTGCATCGTTTCCGGACAGATAACGTCGTCGTTCAGTGATAATTCATCCGACGAGTTAATAAGAAGCGTTGCGTTCGACGCGTTTGCAGAACGTAAGGACCAAACGATTACTTCTTATTTCTTGTTAtaaaatcttaattaattaacaaattgttGTAGCTTCAGCTATAACGAGATTGTAAGTTgttagatttatatatataatcgttaaataacaataaattagtAATTGTTAAATAGAGCCTCTTGCAACTAGAATTGTCGATATGAAAATTCCTAGCTGCAGAAAATTAGCAACTCTCGTCAAATCGACTTTAATCTTCCACTGAACAGAGGCGCAAACCATCTGAGGTTCAGTAGCCACCAATAAAATCTCGTAACGTGGAATAAAACTACAAGTACGACCGTCTGCAATTCGAAATCTCGCGTATCGATCAACTTCGCCGTTGAATCTTGCCATTTTCGATAACAGGAGACTCGGCATTACCGATAAGTGGGATCGATTCCTCTTAGCATTTCCAGCAACGCACAAAAGAGACCACGTTTCTATCCCAATTATTACCCGCGACCAAATTCCAAAGCCGCAACGAAATTCTAACCGTCTACGCCCTTTGTTCGCAGACTCGGTGTACCGGTGCACCGCGGAAGAGCGAACAATGGATATGAGAAGAGCAGAGGCTAAGTAGCAGGCTGCAGGTACAGGAACAGAGAGGGCGAAGCAACAGGAAAGAGGAAGTCGACCGAGTGTGGTGCGAAGAAGCAGCCGACAGAAAGTGTgtgagagagggagagagagggagagagaggagaTATAGAAAACGCCGAGAACGACAAGACTAAAACGACGAGAACAGTCCTTTCTTTCGAACAGCTAAGcaaaaacaaaacgaaagCAAGAGAAATCTGCtagaggaaggaaaaaggaagaagaagaagaagaagaagaaggaggggAATAAGGAGGCTACGTGacgttttcataaaatttcgataaagttTCGAGCAAACAGCAGGTAGTCGAACAAAAAGATGAAGGAGAGCAGCTTATGGACATTGGTTTGGGCAATGAGTCTGGCAACGAGTCTGAGCCTCGCGCAATCGATCAACTGCCCCTCGCACGGTGAAATCTCGCCCTGTTCCTGCACATTGAAGAAATCCGGCTTGGACATCGTATGCGAGTACACGGACATACTTCACATCTCGGAGGTGATGAGCAAGTTGAAAGGGAGGACGAACGCGGTGATCTTCTATCTGAGGCTCAGGCACAACAACCTGCCGAAGCTGCAGCCGTATGTGTTCCTCGGCCTCGACATCCGCCATTTGACCATTCACAACAGCAGCCTGTCGAAGCTCGAGGAATCGTCTCTGAGTTCCATCGGTGAGTACCCTTCGCTTCTTCGTTCTTTGCCCAATGAGCGTCTCGATCATCCCTTTGACAACGTCTCGCGactcctctttttctccccGTTTTCAAATCGACCGACAGAAAAACGTTTTAATTCAACCGCTTCAACACGTTCTTCTTCGTCTCGTTTCTCCGCTTCCTTCGTCTCGGTTGTTTAAAGTTCCCTGGAACGGTTTCATTGTCTGTTCGGACCCGATCCTTCTTCgaatattatcttatttacGCTTTCACATCTTCCTACCTTTCggtgtatttttttttctttttttaagtatCTTTCCATTCTTCGCAAATGAGAAACCGCTTGATAACTGTTCCAACGTTCCATCGCGAAGGCCGTTAAGATCCCACGAATTCGCCTCTTACTTCACTCTTTCGACGAAGCGCAAGCAAATCATCAATGTGGTTTATCGCGGCGTTTCGCAGGGACTGGCCTGACGCAGCTGGACCTCTCGCAAAACGCTTTGCTCTCGGTGCCGTCTAGCGCTTTGAAGGATCTTCAACATCTACTTATACTGAATCTGAACCGCAACAAGATCAAAAACATCCATAAAAAGGCATTCGAAGGGCTCGACACCCTCGAGATTCTTTCCCTGTACGAGAACGAGATCTCCTACATAGAAGAGGACGCGTTCACAGGATTGCACAAGTAAGTTACTTCAGCTGAAATCAACCACCTGCTACCTATCACCCTGCTACGAATTTCATCACAGGGAACTTCGATCCCTGTCGCTTCCGATTAATCGCGTAAAATCTGACTTAAACAAGCGTCGTAGAATTAAGTTGCAAGTAAAATGATACGTTTGAACCGTAGCCGAAAGCTGAGGAGATTGAATCTCGGAGGAAACAATTTAACCAAGGTGCCGACGCCGGCGCTGCGCACTCTGGACATGCTGAAGAAGTTGGAGATGCAGGAGAATAGGATCACGGCCATTCAGGAAGGCGATTTCGAAGGTACGTCTACTTTCCTTTCCGCCTTCCCTACGATTCTTCAACTTAGCTCGGGATTTCCTCTGGGACGGTAGATATTAACGCGCGACGTACGGCTCGAGCTCTTCGCGTTGTAACGTTCCTGAAGCAGAATGATATTTGTTAAATGCTCTTTTCCCAATCTTTTGTTACATCGACCAAATTCCttgaaaatcgaaacgaaCTTTCCCATCGAATAATATCACGAAACTAGCTGTCGAGATAAATCGTACGCTTTGTGTCGCATCGTTCGCGATAGGTAGATTGTTTTTTGCAATTTGCGgacgtttatgcaaattcatatcgtTACGAGTACCACTAAAAAGGATGGAATATcgtactttgtatattttacgtGTTTTCGCACGATATATGCATGCTGAGCTTCAATAGTATCTTCAAATATCCCATAAACGCATGAAAATTCACGATATGGTAATAAGTAATATTTCTCATACAGTTTTATTGCAAAGAATTCACGCTAACATGAGAAGAATCGCTGCGAGcgagatattcatcgatactcGTGAAGATTCATATTTGTAggagaataattaaaagaatggaAAGGGATTTGGCtcgtttatcgaattatcgtaACGAGCACTATGATTATCTTGTATTATTCTTACATATTGCGTTCGTTGTACGCTTCTGTGCATCTTTGCAGCTTCGAAGATTTTACTTCGAACTTGGTATTTCTCATCAATCGGACTTGCAACGATTCCATTTGAAATCTGAGTTTCGTGTCGTTTGAAAACGATTCGTTCGTCTTATTATACCAACTTCCTAGCTCAAGTACTAGACTGTAATCCACTTATATTCGATTAACCTCGTAACTTTACAGTGCGTGCACGCGCGTGCATCGCCGACCTTTTCGCATGCGAGCAATAAGGTCATCGATAGAGTTAATATCTGTATTTATTCTTAGACGCGAATTAGCTCGTCTCTAAAAAAGAGGGCCGCGTGGTAACTTTCAAGCAGATCGATTCGCGCAATGGCAGTGCCTCTTCAAGGGTGAGACCGACCCTTCGCTCCAACTCCGTGCTTTACTTTCTTCTATCGACTTCTATTTTCAGACTTGcgataaagaaagaacaaatcTATCTATTCGAATCTGtctattcatttctttttcagctCTCTACCTTTCGCGATCTATGAATGGGACGATgagtcgtcgtcgtcgttgcctGAACCAATAACAACGACAACGTTTCTGCAAATCCTGAGAAACCTCCTTTTACCTGACGCGTGTCTTAGACACTATAGATCTTTCGTGCTAATGTTTCGTTACAAATTTCCCTAAACGATCGTGTTACTAACTCAACTTACTTTGCAGAGAGAAAGCAATTACCATGCTATCTCGCCAAAGCTTACGAACGATAATCCGCAGACACGTGCCGCAGCCAATCAGCGTCGTTCCTTCTGCAGATTTTCCACGAAAGACAGACGCTGATTGTCCGCGACACGTGTCTGCGGACAGTCGTCTGACGGCGTGAGCTTAGCTTAAGAGTACGGCTTATTCGTGGTTCGCTGCTGCGGATATTTCATCGCATACCTGATGATCcttttaattcgatattacCAGCATGTACTCTGAAAACACGGTTCCCACGTAACACGGTGGAAAAATTACCACGACCATTTTACAACGCGATATTCTCGTAACACGATTTCCATATAACGCGACTTAATAGAAGACTTGGTCGGCGTTCGTATAACACGAATATTTCCATCACGCTGTTTTGCTTTCGCTTGAAACACGATGTCGATACAACGCGGCACGTATTACTACCGCGTTACAATAGGATTCACTGTAATAACgcaggtataacgttacggtATATGAAACCGGTAAAATTACTATATGTAAAACTATCGATTTTGTAAAGTATCGTGAAACCGGGACCATTGTTTGACGAAAACTGAAAGGATATATATCAGCAGATAATACAGAATGTAATTGTTGTTCAACCGAACACGTTAGTCGTGCCATAGTGATATATAGgcgataaaaattctcttttccCTGTGTTATCAGGTCTAAAAAGCCTGGATTCGTTAGGACTGGCGCACAATCAGCTTCGTGAAGTGCCGGCTCGTGTGTTTGCCCATTTGACGCAATTAAACTCTTTGGAGCTGGACGGAAATCAAATTACACACGTGGATCCGGATGCGTTCATCGGTCTCGAGGGTAAGCGTAATCACGATTTCATGCGATTCCTTTGAAACGTCTCGGCACGTGGCACGCTCGGCGAAACGCCATTATTTCTATCGCATCGACTCGCACGCCTCGGATAGCCGATTATCCGACCGATTTTCCATCAAACGCGTACACCGAGCTGCGTCGATCTCGATTTTCCGTTAACGGCGAGAGCCAGCGTCGCGAGAACCGTGCtaatcgaaattatttccgACATTTCCCGTAAACTGCCTTTGTAACCGTTCGATCGCTTATCTCGTTCGAGAACGATCGTTGCACGTAACGATATTAAATCGCTCGATCGTCTAacattacgttctaacgtagaaatttgaaacggCGATCCTGCGGAAAAATCTTCGTTGCTCGTTTTCGGCGTCGAACGGTTCGTTTAACGACAATTTGCTGATAAGTGAAACGTCGGTGAGATACGCGAGTGCCTGCCTGCCTTCGTGCGTAATTTCGCGAAAAAAAGGATCGTCGgtgattcgattaaaaatttgattaaaaaattaaaagaagaaaggataatttacgtaaattcAATGGAAATAATGTCGCAGAGAGGAAGTTAAACGAGAAGCACGTTGTGGCAAGGTTTTTTCTGAAGGAAAACAGTCGTCGCCCTTTTCAAACTCGATGACCTTTTTCCGACAGTATCCTGGAAATTCCTCGCTGAAAAGTTAGCGAACAGATTGAACTTTTCTATGATTATGCGATGAAGTCTGCCTGTTTGACGTACAAACAAATGGCAGACTCGATCGAATGGACGTTATGCCACGAATCGAAAAAACTTGAAAGTTGCAAGCACGTCGATGAAATATTACCTTGCTACATCGTGACTGTGCGACGATTACAGGTCGATTATACCGTACAGCACGGATCGTCACGTACCGTGACGAATAGCGCGAACGGTCTGATTTAAAGCGCATGTTTCAATGTTCTATGGTGCCGCCACCATTCCGAACGTAACGCGTTGGAACGGATCCGCTATACAATATGTAACGTAGGATGTCTCCGAAATCATGGTACAAGCGATCGGGTGGTAATTCTACGTGCAAAAGTAAGTCGAAAACAAAGAATAACGTTTTTTCGTTcgaggcttcgttttcgagaaaaatgagTTTGAAGATCGGTGAGGTGCGCGTGCACCGATTGTACGTTTCcataaatttcgatcgataatGTATACTGTATGTTTAATAGTGtgtttaataatatgtttaaGAATATAGACACGAAAAGGAACAGAAGTTTCACAAATGGAAGAATTAACTTAGACGGTTACCCGACCGGTTTACAGACTCACTTTTTTCGAAAACGAAGCcttaaacgaagaaacgttattccttcttttctgCTTATTTTTGCACGTAGAATCACCAGCCAACCGCTTGTACCGCTTGATTTCGAAAACACTCTGTGTATGAACAGTCGTTAATTCGACGAAAACAGCCTGAAATAGACGAATGTATAGCAGTTGTCGCATctgaaattgcaatttaaatgGTAGCTCGCGGCTCGCGCTTCGTTTATAAGACGTACTTTGTACGTATAAGATATTCCTTTGCTCGATAACTGGTTTGAAACATCGATTATTCAACGTTAATAAACAGAAAAGGACGAAacgattcgataaataaactttcCAATAATCGATCGATGGTAATAGCAATTCAAGCGAGCTACGCTTTGctgtaaacaaacaaaaaaagcGTTAGACGAGCATTTTTACGCGTGCCATGCCGTTAACGGGGCAAATATCTGCGCGTTTATGGCTCCGCAGCCCTCTATAATCTGAATAACTTAATCCAAATTACTTGTCATCACGCGATCATCCAACACACGTCTCTCACCTTATCGCGGgaaaacaatttaaagaaTGTGAAGAAACAAAGCGTATCGATCGTAGCCAACGAACGAATTGGAATCGTTGGAGCAACGAAATTTTTCCTACGTTCAACGTAAACGCGTTGCGTTCTGTTTCACCGACGATTAAATTAGCCTCGTTTCCGCCCAAAAACCTGTCGTATTACGACTACGCTCACgcgtgttatattttaatcgaattacaGAGAACCTGCAATATCTGCGACTGGgcgataataatttacactCGGTGCCGAGCGACGCGTTACGCCGTCTACATCGATTACGTCACCTCGATTTAAAGGCCAATAACATTACCGTGCTCCCGGAGGATGCTTTCACCGGATATGGTGACTCCATTACGTTTCTCAACCTGCAGAAGAACctgtaatttctattatttcgttaacaAAACGATATTTCTCTTCTAGTAGAATTCTATCATCGTAAACGGCGAcgttctcctctctttctcttttctttttccatttctttagaATCAAGGTGTTGCCGCCTTTGgttttcgaaaatttgaattccCTGGAAACGCTGAGTCTGCAGAACAACAAGCTCACGCACATACAGGAGGAAGTGACTGAAAATATCGTGGACACCCTACGACACATCGATATCACAGGTAAATGTCAAGGATTCGTTCGAACCTCCTTGGAGAGAGGGCAACGCGTAAGT
Encoded proteins:
- the LOC122573907 gene encoding chondroadherin-like protein — translated: MKESSLWTLVWAMSLATSLSLAQSINCPSHGEISPCSCTLKKSGLDIVCEYTDILHISEVMSKLKGRTNAVIFYLRLRHNNLPKLQPYVFLGLDIRHLTIHNSSLSKLEESSLSSIGTGLTQLDLSQNALLSVPSSALKDLQHLLILNLNRNKIKNIHKKAFEGLDTLEILSLYENEISYIEEDAFTGLHNRKLRRLNLGGNNLTKVPTPALRTLDMLKKLEMQENRITAIQEGDFEGLKSLDSLGLAHNQLREVPARVFAHLTQLNSLELDGNQITHVDPDAFIGLEENLQYLRLGDNNLHSVPSDALRRLHRLRHLDLKANNITVLPEDAFTGYGDSITFLNLQKNLIKVLPPLVFENLNSLETLSLQNNKLTHIQEEVTENIVDTLRHIDITDNPLICNCELRWYTAWLGNLRDKDDERMSRKRTVCTMPNEHREYSVQNIPLERMGCVGENAGRTSSTSSCRLYMNMMLEIATVTIVAML